One genomic segment of Nothobranchius furzeri strain GRZ-AD chromosome 10, NfurGRZ-RIMD1, whole genome shotgun sequence includes these proteins:
- the LOC139072070 gene encoding E3 SUMO-protein ligase ZBED1-like has protein sequence MADRKRSKVWLYFNKCGDNGDYARCNLCDMNYKATGGNTSNLKKHLVKHKIFLNAEECTTFDSLARPAHIDVTSAPSPASDTGETASAAGGDNSDNDSSEASSSSSAAAGPAVRVKAAMVTPFTKAKETAFTRQRTDECHRAVTAFVVKGILPFTTVGSSWFRQELCNTLIPAWYNVEKVNVKQELKAVDHVAVTADAWSSVAQDHYITVTVHYVVDAELREKVLHTRAVYVSQTGSAVAEEIDSILDEFEVKSKVVAVDNAANMDVAIQKMKVMKMGCFAHTLNIAAQKLYSLTSIANWSGRIRPVVLWLRRNSLAKPVLKEKQKLLGLDEHSLILDVRTRWNSLFLMVERFIEQYPAIQAASRDPRIKKAMDRDRLLRVSDVDMSKCEDFVDTMRVLYTSTLAVSADRSATAGQILPILDKLRAKFEVNDEDSAFKKAIKEKVWADLSLRGNKELRLFLEEATALDPRFKGKIQDEAVWTRLENEAVALFAGDKIGEVTQQEGKRGKEQQEGEEVSEGEEMPEAPEKRKKKLSALGELFQDEDQEVLLQREIDIQAPSLAEKARNEVLMYQRFPAVLSSVHPLLWWWQKRDQIPMLASLAKKYLCVQASSTPSERVFSTAGDTVSVERARLLPEKVDMLVFLKKNG, from the exons ATGGCGGATAGAAAGCGCTCCAAAGTCTGGCTTTACTTCAATAAATGCGGCGACAATGGAGATTATGCCCGCTGCAACTTGTGTGATATGAACTACAAAGCAACCGGTGGTAACACGTCGAATTTGAagaagcaccttgtgaaacacaaAATCTTCCTCAATGCCGAAGAATGCACAACATTTGATAGCTTAGCTAGGCCTGCACACATCGACGTCACATCTGCACCTTCCCCAGCGAGCGACACTGGTGAAACGGCTTCAGCAGCGGGTGGTGACAACAGCGACAACGATTCAAGTGAGGCATCATcgtcttcatcagctgcagcag GACCAGCAGTAagagttaaagctgcaatggtgACTCCCTTCACAAAAGCTAAGGAGACAGCCTTTACCCGCCAGAGAACAGATGAGTGTCACAGAGCTGTAACTGCTTTTGTTGTGAAAGGAATTTTGCCTTTTACAACTGTGGGCTCGTCCTGGTTTAG acaGGAGCTTTGCAACACATTGATACCAGCATGGTATAATGTTGAGAAAGTTAATGTGAAGCAGGAGCTGAAAGCAGTGGACCATGTTGCAGTCACCGCTGATGCTTGGAGCAGTGTGGCTCAAGATCACTACATCACAGTTACTGTTCATTATGTAGTGGATGCAGAGCTGAGAGAAAAGGTCCTACATACAAGAGCAGTATATGTCTCTCAAACAGGATCTGCTGTTGCAGAGGAAATTGACAGCATCCTAGATGAATTTGAGGTGAAGTCTAAGGTGGTAGCAGTTGATAACGCTGCCAACATGGATGTAGCCATCCAAAAAATGAAGGTCATGAagatgggttgctttgctcatacCCTCAACATAGCAGCCCAAAAGCTGTACAGTTTGACAAGCATTGCCAACTGGTCAGGGAGGATAAGACCTGTTGTGTTATGGCTAAGAAGAAATAGTCTTGCCAAGCCTGTACTGAAAGAGAAGCAGAAACTTCTAG GCCTAGATGAGCATTCCCTCATCCTTGATGTGAGAACCAGATGGAACAGCCTCTTTCTGATGGTGGAGAGGTTTATCGAACAGTACCCCGCCATCCAGGCTGCTTCAAGGGACCCAAGAATCAAGAAGGCTATGGACAGAGACAG ATTGCTGAGAGTGTCAGATGTTGACATGAGCAAGTGTGAGGACTTTGTGGACACCATGAGGGTCCTTTACACATCCACACTTGCAGTTTCAGCTGATAGGAGTGCCACTGCGGGGCAGATCCTCCCCATCCTCGACAAACTCAGGGCCAAGTTTGAGGTGAATGATGAAGATTCTGCTTTCAAGAAAGCCATCAAGGAGAAGGTCTGGGCAGACCTCTCCCTTC GAGGAAACAAAGAGCTACGACTGTTCCTTGAGGAGGCTACTGCTCTAGATCCTCGTTTTAAAGGCAAGATTCAGGATGAGGCTGTTTGGACCCGCCTAGAAAATGAAGCTGTAGCCCTGTTCGCTGGAGACAAG ATTGGAGAGGTGACCCAGCAGGAGGGGAAAAGAGGAAAGGAGCAGCAGGAAGGGGAGGAAGTATCTGAGGGAGAAGAAATGCCAGAAGCTcctgagaaaagaaagaaaaagctgTCAGCCCTTGGGGAGCTATTTCAGGATGAGGACCAGGAAGTGTTACTCCAGAGAGAGATAGACATCCAAGCACCTTCATTAGCCGAAAAGGCCAGGAACGAGGTGCTCATGTATCAGAGATTTCCAGCAGTCCTCAGCTCTGTGCACCCCCTCTTGTGGTGGTGGCAAAAGAGAGACCAGATTCCTATGTTGGCCAGCTTGGCCAAAAAATATCTTTGTGTTCAAGCCTCTTCCACTCCTTCAGAGCGAGTTTTCTCCACAGCAGGGGATACAGTCAGTGTTGAGCGGGCTCGACTCTTGCCTGAGAAAGTGGACATGTTAGTTTTCCTTAAAAAGAATGGCTAA